One Tenrec ecaudatus isolate mTenEca1 chromosome 12, mTenEca1.hap1, whole genome shotgun sequence DNA segment encodes these proteins:
- the AP4M1 gene encoding AP-4 complex subunit mu-1 isoform X1: MISQFFILSSKGDPLIYKDFRGDSGGRDVAELFYRKVTCLRGDESPVVMHHDGRHFIHIRHSGLYLVATTSENISPFTLLELLSRLATLLADYCGSLGEGTISRNVALVYELLDEVLDYGYVQTTSMEMLRNFIQTEAAVSKPFSLFDLSSVGLFGAETQQSKVAPSSAASRPVLSSRSEQSQKNEVFLDVVERLSVLIASNGSLLKVDVQGEIRLKSFLPSSSEMCIGLTEEFCVGKSELRGYGPGIRVDEVSFHNSVNLDEFESHRILRLQPPQGELTVMRYQLSDDLPSPLPFRLFPSVQWDPGSGRLQIYLKLRCDLPSKSQALNVRLYLPLPRGVVSLSQELSSPDQKAELGEGALRWDLPRVQGGSQLSGLFQMDVPGLPGPPGQEPSTSAPPLGLGPASLSFELPRHTCSGLQVRFLRLAFQPCGNTNPHKWVRHLSHSDAYVIRI; the protein is encoded by the exons ATGATTTCCCAGTTCTTCATTCTGTCCTCCAAGGGGGACCCGCTCATCTACAAAGACT TCCGTGGGGACAGTGGAGGCCGGGACGTGGCCGAGCTCTTCTACCGGAAGGTGACGTGCCTGCGGGGCGACGAGTCCCCGGTTGTCATG CACCACGATGGCCGACATTTCATTCACATCAGACACAGCGGCCTCTATTTGGTGGCCACGACCTCAGAGAacatctctcccttcaccctcctagaGCTGCTCTCCCG GCTAGCCACTCTCCTGGCAGATTACTGTGGCTCCCTGGGCGAGGGGACCATCTCCCGCAATGTGGCTCTTGTCTACGAGCTCCTGGATGAAGTGTTG GACTATGGCTACGTGCAGACCACATCCATGGAGATGCTGAGGAATTTCATCCAGACGGAGGCTGCAGTCAGCAAGCCCTTCAGCCTCTTTGACCTCAGTAGTGTTGGCTTG TTCGGGGCTGAGACGCAACAGAGCAAAGTGGCCCCCAGCAGTGCGGCCAGCCGCCCTGTCCTCTCCAGTCGCTCTGAGCAG agTCAAAAGAATGAAGTGTTTCTGGATGTGGTGGAGAGATTGTCCGTACTGATAGCATCTAAT GGCTCACTCCTGAAGGTGGACGTACAGGGAGAAATCCGACTCAAGAGCTTTCTACCCAGCAGCTCTG AGATGTGCATTGGCTTGACAGAGGAATTTTGTGTGGGGAAATCGGAACTGAGAG GGTATGGACCAGGAATTCGGGTGGATGAGGTCTCCTTCCACAACTCGGTGAATCTGGATGAGTTCGAATCTCACCGCATCCTCCGCTTGCAGCCCCCTCAGGGAGAG CTAACTGTGATGCGCTACCAACTCTCagatgacctcccctcccctctccccttccgGCTCTTTCCCTCGGTGCAGTGGGACCCAGGCTCTGGCAG GCTCCAGATTTACCTGAAGTTACGATGTGACCTACCTTCGAAGAG TCAAGCTCTCAACGTCCGCCTGTACCTGCCCCTGCCTCGAGGCGTGGTCAG TTTGTCGCAGGAGCTGAGCAGCCCTGATCAGAAGGCAGAGTTGGGGGAAGGAGCCCTTCGCTGGGATTTGCCTCGGGTTCAAGGAGGTTCTCAGCTCTCAGGCCTTTTCCAG ATGGACGTCCCAGGCCTCCCTGGGCCACCTGGCCAGGAGCCCTCCACCTCGGCCCCTCCACTAGGACTGGGCCCTGCCAGCCTTTCCTTCGAACTTCCGCGGCACACATGCTCGGGCCTCCAGGTCCGCTTCCTCAGGCTGGCATTCCAGCCCTGCGGCAACACCAACCCCCACAAATGGGTGCGGCACCTCAGCCACAGCGATGCCTACGTCATCCGGATCTGA
- the AP4M1 gene encoding AP-4 complex subunit mu-1 isoform X2: MEMLRNFIQTEAAVSKPFSLFDLSSVGLFGAETQQSKVAPSSAASRPVLSSRSEQSQKNEVFLDVVERLSVLIASNGSLLKVDVQGEIRLKSFLPSSSEMCIGLTEEFCVGKSELRGYGPGIRVDEVSFHNSVNLDEFESHRILRLQPPQGELTVMRYQLSDDLPSPLPFRLFPSVQWDPGSGRLQIYLKLRCDLPSKSQALNVRLYLPLPRGVVSLSQELSSPDQKAELGEGALRWDLPRVQGGSQLSGLFQMDVPGLPGPPGQEPSTSAPPLGLGPASLSFELPRHTCSGLQVRFLRLAFQPCGNTNPHKWVRHLSHSDAYVIRI, encoded by the exons ATGGAGATGCTGAGGAATTTCATCCAGACGGAGGCTGCAGTCAGCAAGCCCTTCAGCCTCTTTGACCTCAGTAGTGTTGGCTTG TTCGGGGCTGAGACGCAACAGAGCAAAGTGGCCCCCAGCAGTGCGGCCAGCCGCCCTGTCCTCTCCAGTCGCTCTGAGCAG agTCAAAAGAATGAAGTGTTTCTGGATGTGGTGGAGAGATTGTCCGTACTGATAGCATCTAAT GGCTCACTCCTGAAGGTGGACGTACAGGGAGAAATCCGACTCAAGAGCTTTCTACCCAGCAGCTCTG AGATGTGCATTGGCTTGACAGAGGAATTTTGTGTGGGGAAATCGGAACTGAGAG GGTATGGACCAGGAATTCGGGTGGATGAGGTCTCCTTCCACAACTCGGTGAATCTGGATGAGTTCGAATCTCACCGCATCCTCCGCTTGCAGCCCCCTCAGGGAGAG CTAACTGTGATGCGCTACCAACTCTCagatgacctcccctcccctctccccttccgGCTCTTTCCCTCGGTGCAGTGGGACCCAGGCTCTGGCAG GCTCCAGATTTACCTGAAGTTACGATGTGACCTACCTTCGAAGAG TCAAGCTCTCAACGTCCGCCTGTACCTGCCCCTGCCTCGAGGCGTGGTCAG TTTGTCGCAGGAGCTGAGCAGCCCTGATCAGAAGGCAGAGTTGGGGGAAGGAGCCCTTCGCTGGGATTTGCCTCGGGTTCAAGGAGGTTCTCAGCTCTCAGGCCTTTTCCAG ATGGACGTCCCAGGCCTCCCTGGGCCACCTGGCCAGGAGCCCTCCACCTCGGCCCCTCCACTAGGACTGGGCCCTGCCAGCCTTTCCTTCGAACTTCCGCGGCACACATGCTCGGGCCTCCAGGTCCGCTTCCTCAGGCTGGCATTCCAGCCCTGCGGCAACACCAACCCCCACAAATGGGTGCGGCACCTCAGCCACAGCGATGCCTACGTCATCCGGATCTGA